A section of the Candidatus Limnocylindrales bacterium genome encodes:
- a CDS encoding iron-containing alcohol dehydrogenase encodes MSTMRTTALKAAHDIAIAVTGVASRLIPDRVPMTLLGAGSSRDLCSAIAEAGVKKALVVTDAVLVKLGIVARITSALEECGVATCVYDGVEPDPTSDHVAAGLAMLKRERCDAIVAIGGGSPMDAAKVISAAATNDKPLRKLEGLLKVRRQPVPLYAIPTTAGTGSEVTIAAVVSDPVTHAKKFFVDPKLLPLMTALDPELMVGLPPAVTAATGMDALTHAIESYLSKTSNQQTERWASAAIRLIFTNLPKAYEDGSNLDARRAMALASYYAGLAFTRTSVGYVHAIAHQLGAHYRTPHGLANATVLPHVLEFSMDSASSRMADMARMIGLEGTGELALARAFLDAVRELAARVGIPPTLAALQRHDIPEISRAALAEARMNYPVPRYMEMADCEALVARLLPQA; translated from the coding sequence ATGAGCACCATGCGAACGACTGCCTTGAAGGCCGCGCACGACATCGCGATCGCCGTAACCGGAGTGGCATCCCGACTGATTCCGGATCGCGTCCCGATGACGCTGCTCGGCGCCGGCTCCTCCAGGGATTTATGCTCCGCGATCGCAGAAGCCGGCGTGAAAAAGGCGCTGGTCGTCACCGACGCCGTGCTGGTCAAGCTCGGGATCGTCGCGCGCATCACCAGCGCGCTCGAGGAATGCGGCGTTGCGACGTGCGTCTACGACGGCGTCGAGCCCGATCCGACGTCCGATCACGTCGCCGCGGGCCTCGCGATGCTGAAGCGCGAGCGCTGCGATGCGATCGTGGCCATCGGCGGCGGCTCACCGATGGACGCCGCGAAGGTCATCTCCGCCGCGGCAACCAACGACAAGCCATTGCGCAAGCTCGAAGGCCTCCTGAAAGTCCGACGCCAGCCGGTGCCGCTGTACGCGATTCCCACCACGGCCGGCACCGGCTCCGAGGTGACGATTGCCGCCGTCGTCTCCGATCCGGTCACGCACGCCAAGAAGTTCTTCGTCGATCCCAAGCTTCTGCCGCTGATGACGGCCCTCGATCCGGAGCTGATGGTCGGGCTTCCGCCCGCGGTGACCGCGGCGACCGGCATGGACGCGCTCACGCACGCGATCGAATCCTATCTTTCGAAGACGTCCAACCAGCAGACCGAGCGCTGGGCGTCGGCCGCCATACGGCTGATCTTTACGAATCTGCCGAAAGCTTACGAAGACGGCTCGAACCTGGATGCGCGTCGCGCAATGGCGCTGGCCTCATACTACGCAGGCCTCGCCTTCACGCGTACGAGCGTCGGATACGTGCATGCCATCGCGCATCAGCTCGGCGCGCACTACCGCACGCCGCACGGGCTCGCGAACGCGACCGTGCTGCCGCACGTGCTCGAGTTTTCGATGGACTCGGCAAGCTCGCGCATGGCCGACATGGCGCGCATGATCGGCCTCGAAGGAACCGGCGAGCTCGCACTGGCCAGGGCGTTTCTCGATGCGGTGCGCGAGCTGGCGGCGAGAGTCGGCATTCCACCGACGCTCGCAGCACTGCAGCGCCACGACATTCCCGAGATCTCCCGTGCCGCGCTCGCCGAAGCGCGCATGAACTATCCCGTGCCGCGCTACATGGAGATGGCCGACTGCGAAGCGCTCGTCGCGCGCCTGCTGCCGCAAGCCTGA
- a CDS encoding DUF1329 domain-containing protein: MNRFARPPHGEFPAFAMRRSGEIVPSVLAAALALAVAGPARAADNASVARAADAPVSRNSAKAAPVAVPPPGTVVSAANVNQYRHLLSPGMQWLVERGGAMPVRAYEKIDDPPPYIEATEKFAGQVSLSPDGVTLVNHVAGKPFPKIDPDDPWIANKLMFNFGAAIAIDDSDTRNFDCDTGQVGAKGNPTRVEKHFLIDHIRRLFFRERLVVDPKPAMANRDQARFKEALYPLIEPFDLKGTGFTFTRYTDNARQDDTWLYLPQLRRVRRLSSAQRSDALFGQDTDADSFEGYQGNIAWMTWKLVGEQKILGTMHAKQLPVVWQKGSGDFLHDDVWEPRDVYIIEGVSKLPQYAYSKRVIYLDKEVFRVPFTDMYDNGGELWKVWVNNYKFAKEPIAGAKYGMPWVFGYRPSISMVDIQLEHGTYCSLPSSRFPGEQGWYVDLGDKEGTTEEFFDLSAIIAAGRG, encoded by the coding sequence ATGAACCGATTCGCACGCCCGCCTCACGGCGAGTTTCCGGCGTTCGCAATGCGCCGATCCGGAGAGATCGTCCCATCCGTGCTCGCCGCGGCGCTTGCACTCGCTGTCGCCGGTCCGGCGCGCGCCGCGGATAACGCGTCGGTCGCGCGCGCCGCCGACGCCCCGGTTTCCCGCAACTCTGCAAAGGCCGCGCCGGTGGCGGTTCCGCCGCCGGGTACAGTCGTAAGCGCGGCCAACGTCAACCAGTACCGCCACCTGCTGAGCCCGGGCATGCAATGGCTGGTCGAGCGCGGAGGCGCGATGCCGGTCCGCGCGTACGAAAAAATCGACGATCCGCCGCCGTATATCGAAGCCACCGAGAAGTTCGCGGGCCAGGTGTCGCTGTCGCCCGACGGCGTGACGCTCGTCAATCACGTCGCGGGCAAGCCGTTTCCGAAGATCGATCCGGACGATCCGTGGATTGCGAACAAGCTGATGTTCAACTTCGGCGCCGCGATCGCGATCGACGATTCGGATACGCGCAACTTCGACTGCGACACCGGCCAGGTCGGCGCCAAAGGCAATCCGACTCGAGTCGAAAAGCATTTCCTCATCGATCACATCCGCCGGCTCTTCTTCCGCGAACGTCTGGTGGTCGATCCGAAACCGGCGATGGCCAACCGCGACCAGGCGCGCTTCAAGGAAGCGCTCTATCCGCTGATCGAACCGTTCGACCTCAAGGGAACCGGATTCACGTTCACGCGCTACACCGACAACGCGCGCCAGGACGACACGTGGCTGTACCTGCCGCAGCTTCGCCGGGTGCGGCGACTTTCTTCGGCGCAGCGCTCCGACGCGCTCTTCGGCCAGGACACCGACGCGGACAGCTTCGAAGGCTACCAGGGCAACATCGCGTGGATGACGTGGAAGCTCGTCGGCGAGCAGAAAATCCTCGGCACGATGCATGCGAAACAGCTGCCGGTGGTCTGGCAGAAAGGCTCGGGCGATTTCCTCCACGACGACGTCTGGGAGCCGCGCGATGTGTACATCATCGAAGGTGTCTCGAAGCTGCCGCAGTACGCGTATTCCAAGCGCGTGATCTACCTCGACAAGGAAGTCTTCCGCGTGCCGTTTACCGACATGTACGACAACGGCGGCGAGCTCTGGAAGGTGTGGGTGAACAACTACAAGTTCGCCAAGGAGCCGATTGCCGGCGCGAAGTACGGCATGCCGTGGGTGTTCGGCTATCGGCCGTCGATCTCGATGGTCGACATCCAGCTCGAGCACGGAACGTACTGCTCGCTGCCGAGCTCGCGGTTCCCCGGCGAACAGGGCTGGTACGTCGACCTCGGTGACAAGGAAGGGACGACGGAAGAATTCTTCGATCTGTCGGCGATCATCGCTGCCGGCCGCGGTTAG
- a CDS encoding GNAT family N-acetyltransferase — translation MIEVRLACSTEMEQLFAIRREVFVRGQGVPIDREIDGLDGDATHFIAVIGDKTIGTARLRVVDGHAKVERVAVREPWRGCGAGSRLMDAVECHARAIGLTEVVLSAQVAVIPFYERRGYAAHGPVFEDAGIAHRSMHKTLCRE, via the coding sequence ATGATCGAAGTCCGACTCGCCTGCTCCACCGAGATGGAGCAGCTGTTTGCGATCCGCCGCGAAGTGTTCGTTCGGGGTCAAGGCGTGCCGATCGATCGAGAGATCGACGGACTCGACGGCGATGCGACCCATTTCATTGCAGTGATCGGGGACAAAACCATCGGCACGGCGCGTCTTCGGGTCGTGGATGGCCATGCAAAGGTAGAGCGCGTGGCCGTCCGCGAGCCGTGGCGCGGTTGCGGCGCGGGAAGCCGCCTCATGGATGCGGTCGAGTGTCACGCACGGGCCATTGGCCTCACCGAGGTCGTACTGTCCGCGCAGGTTGCCGTCATCCCGTTTTACGAACGGCGCGGTTACGCGGCACACGGGCCGGTATTCGAGGATGCCGGAATTGCGCATCGATCGATGCACAAGACGCTGTGCCGGGAATGA
- a CDS encoding cyclase family protein, whose translation MIEQRGRGTVAAMADIDFDKIPRFSELPVRKDAPPESNWGVFGDDDELGCLNFLTARGVVEAAKLVRKGRVFRLDTPINYATPPLFNRSPARHTIVSFEQYGLLGHDDSLDAYNTQEGSQWDGLGHVGHVRHRAYYNGVTDDQIQDGTGGKLGIHKWSNKFVGRGVLIDVRAHTEKLGRPIDPLTSASYSLADLEDALAAQHATLEPGSILLVRTGWLGAYLASSDEQKIAMAPLNALAACGIESSSELIAWLWDHRVAAIGTDCPAVEPWPWSFGDESALHYRTLSLMGLPLGEQFVLDELAADCAADGSYEFMLVSAPMHLEGGIATPPNAVAIK comes from the coding sequence GTGATTGAGCAGCGCGGACGTGGCACCGTCGCCGCCATGGCCGACATCGACTTCGACAAGATCCCGCGCTTCTCCGAGCTTCCGGTCCGCAAGGATGCGCCTCCCGAATCGAACTGGGGCGTATTCGGTGACGATGACGAGCTTGGCTGCCTCAACTTCCTGACCGCGCGCGGCGTCGTCGAAGCTGCAAAGCTGGTGCGCAAGGGCCGTGTGTTCCGGCTCGACACGCCGATCAACTACGCAACGCCGCCGCTGTTCAACCGCAGCCCCGCGCGTCACACGATCGTGAGCTTCGAGCAGTACGGGCTTCTCGGCCATGACGATTCGCTCGACGCATACAACACGCAGGAAGGCAGCCAGTGGGACGGACTCGGGCATGTCGGCCACGTCCGCCATCGCGCGTACTACAACGGCGTCACCGACGACCAGATCCAGGACGGCACCGGCGGCAAGCTCGGAATCCATAAGTGGTCGAACAAGTTCGTCGGCCGCGGCGTGCTGATCGACGTGCGTGCGCATACCGAAAAGTTGGGGCGACCGATCGATCCGCTCACGAGCGCCTCCTACTCGCTGGCGGACCTCGAGGATGCGCTGGCCGCGCAGCACGCCACGCTGGAGCCCGGATCGATCCTGCTGGTGCGCACCGGCTGGCTCGGGGCCTATCTCGCATCGAGCGACGAACAGAAGATCGCGATGGCTCCGCTCAATGCGCTCGCAGCGTGCGGGATCGAATCGTCGAGCGAGCTCATCGCATGGCTGTGGGATCATCGCGTGGCCGCGATCGGCACCGATTGCCCGGCCGTGGAACCGTGGCCGTGGTCGTTCGGCGACGAGAGCGCGCTCCACTACCGCACGCTTTCGCTGATGGGTCTTCCGCTCGGCGAGCAGTTCGTCCTCGACGAGCTCGCGGCGGATTGCGCCGCCGACGGAAGCTACGAATTCATGCTGGTGTCGGCGCCGATGCACCTTGAAGGCGGCATCGCGACGCCGCCGAATGCGGTGGCGATCAAGTAG
- a CDS encoding TIGR03617 family F420-dependent LLM class oxidoreductase, translated as MRVETGLPLGNWRSVADHARRAEAAGYDGVLSYEIGHDPFAPLVIAATATERVRLGTAIAVCFPRSPMVMANIARDLHAESGGRFTLGLGTQVKGHNERRFSVPWTAPLPRLREYVEALRAIWRCWETGGKLAFEGQHYTFTLMTPEFSPPPTGLGPIPVTIAAVKPAMIGLAGRLCDGIRLHGFATRRYLETVAMPALEEGLRASGRERRAFEIWGGGFIATGADDEAVAKSLEAIRYRIAFYGSTRSYHGVLESHGAEELGHKLHDMSKQGRWKEMAAEVPDDLLYEFVAIGRYDQLAAAVAKRFGGIADSITIDFPRGVSTEQAAELVADLKAIPCTFRGFDAAI; from the coding sequence ATGCGCGTAGAGACCGGTCTCCCACTTGGCAACTGGCGCAGCGTCGCCGACCACGCCCGCAGGGCCGAAGCTGCAGGCTATGACGGCGTGCTCAGCTACGAGATCGGACACGATCCCTTCGCGCCGCTGGTGATCGCCGCGACCGCGACCGAACGCGTGCGTCTCGGCACCGCGATCGCCGTGTGTTTTCCGCGCAGCCCGATGGTCATGGCCAACATCGCCCGCGATCTTCATGCCGAGAGCGGCGGGCGCTTCACGCTCGGCCTCGGCACGCAGGTCAAAGGGCACAACGAGCGCCGCTTCAGCGTTCCATGGACGGCGCCGCTTCCGCGGCTGCGCGAATACGTCGAAGCGCTGCGCGCGATCTGGCGCTGCTGGGAGACCGGAGGAAAGCTCGCGTTCGAAGGGCAGCATTACACGTTCACGCTGATGACGCCGGAGTTCTCGCCGCCGCCGACCGGGCTCGGTCCGATTCCGGTGACGATCGCAGCCGTAAAGCCTGCGATGATCGGACTTGCCGGCCGCCTGTGCGACGGCATCCGCCTGCACGGCTTCGCAACGCGCCGCTACCTGGAAACCGTCGCGATGCCGGCGCTCGAGGAAGGATTGCGCGCGAGCGGGCGCGAGCGGAGGGCATTCGAGATCTGGGGCGGAGGCTTCATCGCGACCGGCGCAGACGACGAGGCCGTGGCGAAGTCGCTCGAAGCAATCCGCTACCGGATCGCGTTCTACGGCTCGACGCGCAGCTACCACGGCGTGCTCGAATCGCACGGCGCCGAAGAGCTCGGCCACAAGCTGCACGACATGTCGAAGCAGGGCCGCTGGAAGGAAATGGCCGCGGAAGTTCCCGACGACCTGCTCTACGAGTTCGTCGCGATTGGCCGCTACGACCAGCTCGCGGCGGCCGTCGCGAAGCGCTTCGGCGGCATCGCCGACTCGATCACGATCGATTTCCCGCGCGGCGTCTCGACGGAGCAGGCGGCCGAGCTGGTCGCGGATCTCAAGGCGATTCCGTGCACATTCCGGGGTTTCGACGCGGCCATCTGA
- a CDS encoding phytanoyl-CoA dioxygenase family protein, whose protein sequence is MDFDTASHIARIERDGYTVIEDFLSADVLAEVRRVLALYLDTNSGRNDFEGLKTERVYTLVARARVFWDIVLDERVLALCDRFLLPNYLLTASQAIRILPGETPQPVHSDDSFHLLPRPRPMISLSTIVAVDAFTADNGATSIIPGSHLWDEERASAQYSFRPGHDENMESLARQAIPAIMPAGAAIVFSGTLLHGGGANSSNAPRLAFSNQYCQPWARPQENFFLGVPIDVARQMPPRLQALLGYSIHPPFIGQVTASHPIKALAPDYENRVTAQAIAAGARLPE, encoded by the coding sequence ATGGATTTCGACACGGCCTCGCACATCGCGCGGATCGAACGCGACGGTTACACGGTCATCGAGGACTTCCTGTCCGCCGACGTTCTCGCGGAGGTGCGGCGGGTCCTGGCGCTGTATCTCGATACCAACTCGGGGCGTAACGACTTCGAAGGGCTCAAGACCGAGCGTGTCTATACGCTGGTGGCGCGGGCGCGGGTGTTCTGGGACATCGTGCTCGACGAACGCGTGCTCGCGCTCTGTGATCGCTTCCTGCTTCCGAACTACCTGCTGACCGCGTCGCAGGCGATCCGCATCCTTCCCGGAGAGACGCCGCAGCCGGTCCACAGCGACGATTCGTTCCATCTGCTGCCGCGGCCGCGTCCGATGATCTCGCTCTCGACGATCGTCGCGGTCGACGCGTTCACCGCCGACAACGGAGCGACCAGCATCATCCCCGGCAGCCACCTGTGGGACGAGGAACGCGCGAGCGCGCAGTATTCGTTCCGGCCGGGGCACGACGAAAACATGGAGAGCCTCGCGCGCCAGGCCATTCCCGCAATCATGCCGGCGGGTGCGGCGATCGTGTTCTCGGGGACGCTGCTGCACGGCGGCGGTGCGAACTCGAGCAATGCGCCGCGGCTCGCGTTCTCGAACCAGTACTGCCAGCCGTGGGCTCGCCCGCAGGAAAACTTCTTTCTCGGCGTTCCGATCGACGTTGCCCGCCAGATGCCGCCGCGGCTGCAGGCGCTGCTCGGTTATTCGATACACCCGCCATTCATCGGACAGGTGACCGCAAGTCATCCGATCAAGGCACTGGCACCGGATTACGAAAATCGCGTCACCGCGCAGGCAATCGCCGCCGGCGCGCGGCTGCCCGAGTAG
- a CDS encoding protoglobin domain-containing protein: MATLLELVGIDAEARARRMEFLGITEEDRSLLGAQAEFVESIADGMVDVFYRRILAFPETRCFLEDPALVTRLKAAQRAHFIQLCTGPYDEAYFESRLRVGLAHARIRLEPHLYLGGYLVQIDYVRQCFLERFRGEPDQAERCTRAFGKIIMLDIALATDAYIYGGFVERATADVRAYEAALANEALENKVREEEKREELLRMVVHDIRSPVTAMMATARAALRRYRDVAESPGKQFALVEATGQNVLHIIDNMVSHARAPGGELPLVAEPFDVSEVVSACVSQLMPFAQQTGHTMVVSMLAPTPSTQLDKVLVRRVISNLLVNACRHTPAGSRIEVGCVRDGDWCRVVVADDGPGLPATIRDALKDPGSLRPRTDVGAYVDSGLGLPFCRMACDRMGGLLELQPSPRRGTRFVVHLPA; this comes from the coding sequence ATGGCGACGCTCCTCGAGCTTGTCGGTATCGACGCGGAGGCCCGCGCGCGTCGGATGGAATTCCTCGGGATCACCGAGGAAGACAGGAGCCTGCTCGGGGCCCAGGCCGAGTTCGTCGAGTCGATCGCCGACGGAATGGTCGACGTGTTCTACCGGCGAATCCTGGCGTTTCCGGAAACCCGGTGTTTTCTGGAAGACCCGGCTCTCGTCACGCGCCTCAAGGCGGCGCAGCGCGCGCACTTCATCCAGCTCTGCACCGGACCGTATGACGAAGCGTACTTCGAGAGCCGTCTTCGTGTTGGGCTTGCGCACGCACGGATCCGGCTCGAGCCGCACCTGTACCTGGGCGGCTACCTCGTGCAGATCGACTACGTCCGGCAATGTTTCCTCGAACGCTTTCGCGGGGAGCCCGACCAGGCCGAGCGCTGCACGCGAGCCTTCGGCAAGATCATCATGCTCGACATCGCGCTTGCCACCGACGCGTATATCTACGGCGGCTTCGTCGAGCGCGCCACCGCCGACGTTCGCGCGTACGAAGCCGCGCTCGCCAACGAAGCGCTCGAGAACAAGGTGCGGGAAGAGGAAAAGCGCGAGGAGCTTCTGCGCATGGTCGTGCACGACATTCGTAGCCCCGTCACGGCGATGATGGCGACCGCGCGGGCCGCGCTGCGGCGCTATCGCGATGTCGCCGAAAGCCCCGGCAAGCAGTTCGCGCTCGTCGAAGCCACCGGCCAGAACGTGCTGCACATCATCGACAACATGGTCTCGCACGCGCGCGCTCCGGGCGGCGAGCTGCCGCTCGTGGCCGAGCCGTTCGACGTCTCCGAGGTGGTCAGCGCATGCGTCTCGCAGCTGATGCCGTTCGCGCAACAGACCGGCCACACGATGGTCGTCTCCATGCTTGCGCCCACGCCGTCTACGCAGCTCGACAAGGTGCTGGTGCGGCGCGTGATCTCCAACCTTCTCGTCAACGCGTGCCGTCACACTCCGGCCGGTAGCAGGATCGAAGTGGGCTGCGTGCGCGACGGGGACTGGTGCCGAGTCGTCGTGGCCGACGATGGCCCGGGACTTCCGGCAACGATTCGCGATGCGCTGAAGGACCCGGGTTCGCTTCGGCCCCGAACCGATGTGGGAGCGTACGTGGACAGCGGGCTCGGCCTGCCGTTCTGCCGCATGGCATGCGACCGCATGGGAGGACTGCTCGAGCTCCAGCCATCTCCGCGACGCGGAACACGCTTCGTCGTTCATCTGCCTGCCTAG